CGCACGCCCAGCGAAACGGAGCACGGCACGCGAAGCacaaagaggcaacagacagggCCTGGCTGCTAAACCAAGGCCTGGAAGGGACGGAAACTGTGAGTGATTTTCACCAGATTCTGGCCCTTGAGGGTCTCTAGGATGCGACTGCACATCTCCAGGACAAGAAACCTATATTGAATCAGCGCAAGTgtgcaaagaaaaacagaaacaaaaccctTTTTATAATGGAAGTCCTTTGGCGCTGCCCGTTTCTCCAGGCTTCTGCCCTACTCCCCGGAAGGCAGGGCTGCGGTCAGTTTCTCCcacctgctccaggctcctgaggcGGCCCCCTTCCTAACAGCGCCGCACCTAAGGCTGCCTTGGTCGCCCAGCCAGGCTCCACCTCAGGCAGCTGTGGAGCCCCTAATCCCTCTGTGAGCCACAAGGCCCAGAAGCCCTGGGAGCAGAGCACGTGCCAATGGTTACGAGATTGCTTTGGGGGAAAAGAGAAGCAGCTGTGGGAGGGTCATCACGATGCCAGCAGGAGCTGTGTCTTCCCGCCTGCACCCACGGCCCAGGGCTCTCATCAAAGCCAGcgatgggggagggggcgaggaTGGGGCAGCAGGGGCACCCCTATGCTccgccctccttctctctcctgcctGGTAGGCGAGCCTGGGCTTGCAACCCTGGCAATGGCAGGAGGTGGAAGGCAGCTTTGGAGAAGGCAGGCACCAAGCTAGTCAGTCACCGAGTGGCTGAATGAACCCAAAAATACAAAGTGCAGCCTCTCAGAGGGAAATGCCAGAGGAATCAGGGAGAAAAGGGTGAGCCGCCGCTCAGAAAGGATTCCGGAGCAGAACTGGGGCTCCAGAGGAGTGGGACACAAAAGCTGGGGCTCAGCAGTGAGACCAGGACGTGGCCACCCCTGCACCCTGGTTTCAGAAGGACAAGGGTGCCCCTGCGGGTGCGGGAGTCTATGCACAGTAAGGCAGCTGGGTCCGCCAGGCTCCCCCCGCTCAAGCTCCTGCCTTCCCCCCTTCCAGCATCTTCCCTGTCTGACCACACTAGCTGGAGCTTCGGGCTCCTGGGTAGGGGGACACGTGGGTAACCACAGGCACAGCAGGTGCTGCCCTTACCCTGAGAGGAAGGAAGACAACAAGTGGTGGTGAAAGAGGTCAGGGAATGACCAGCAAGTAAAGTGCATTGTGTGTGAATGGAGGCAGGAGAGcagtgggctgggagggggctgtCCCTCTAATGCTAGAGCCCACCCAGGCCAGGAGCGAACTCTAGGTCAGGCGCGTAAGTCTACTGGGCTTTATTTCTGTTACCATCCCATACAGACGGGCCTGGGGGAGGAGCGAGGGGCAGCACAGGGGCAGCTGCCAAGTTTCCAGCCCCAGAGCTTCCGAGAttagaaaaagtaaaagcaaacatTCCTTAATGCCACGTCTACCTTCTGAAGATGACTGCCGCTGGGCAGGGCCTTCCCACCCAGCCTGTCAGCATTCAACGCAGGGCAAAGCGAGAGGCCCCTCATCGCCAGGGCTCCCCTCCGAGGGCCCTGTACCCACCCACCCTACCTCCAGGGTGTCGGGGGAGACAAGGAGCCACCTGTCAGCTGGGACAGGCAGACAGGTGACAAGGAAGGGCAGACGGAGGCaaagcagcaggcagcaggccaCTTCCTGGGCACAGCTACTAAGGCACGTGACCGTGGTGAGGATCCTCAGGACAGGGCTGGAGCTGCCTGCAGCCACCCGGACTCTTGGcctgtgcctctcctctgtcaCCACGAACCCAGAAGGGGCAACTTGCCGACTGCCAGCGACCAGGCAGCCACCCCAAGGCAACTCAGCAACTctcccgccccaggcccagcgggCGACAAGGAAGCCAGAGTGGCCTGGGATgcggcccaggaggcagcacacaACTTCCCCTACCATTGCAGGGAAATGGAAAAACCGAGGCCAGGAAGGTtgctgcaggaagcaggaagtgaGAATTTGCATATTCGGAAGACAATCATTACCGGccaccttcctttcttccctcagGATCTTCCggaatctctccactcaacaaggccaggagcctgcacCTCTCAGCTAGACAGCCGGGTGCTGGGACAGCTTTGGCATGATTCTCCAAATCCTCCAGGCTCAACCAAGCAAATATGCCCAGGGTGTTGACCCAGGGCAAGCCCAGGGACCCACTCCTGCCCCAGTGAGAGCCCCCTGGGACGTGAGAGCTCTCACTCGCATCTGCTCCTGTCAgggtggcagagccaggcccgGTCCTCCGGGTGGCAGTCAGTAAGGCTTGTAGAGAGCCACAAGCCTGCACAACACGGGGGCTGGACAGGGTAGGGGGAAGGCACAAGTAAACACAGCGGCACTCGGGCCCACGTAGACCCTGGGGGCTGCTGCCCAAGAGCTGGCTGGAGGGGGCTCCCAGgctcagggagggaaggagggagggttcGAGCCAGCACATTCAAATATGTCCCTGACAGatggccgggctgggccgggcaaAGGGCCAGTTCCTCCAGCTGTGCAGCAGGCCGACGGTGATCTTCCTTGATTTCCAGCGAGGTGGCTGCAGGCCTTCAGGGATACACGGAAACACAGGAGGCAGCTCAGGGCAGGGTGGCTGGAGGGTACAGGGTGCTCAAACCCACAGGACAGGGAAGAAGGGCAGGGCGGACCCTCGGAGCGAGGACAGGGGCCGGTGGCAGCCCTCATGCTTCTTTCAACAGTGGAATATCTGCAGGAAGACAGGAAAGGGAAGCCCAGTGGTCAGCTCAGGCAGCTCTCTGTGGGACTCTCCACTCATCCAGCTGCAGGGGCCACACCCAGGTTAAAGCAATCAAACATCGGCCTCACACACCTCTAGGCGGCCAAACAATGCCTGCCTCTTTCCTGGGTCCTCTGGCTCATCTCTCCCGCCACCCCCCGCGATGAGATCTGACCGCGCAGCCATCAGCACGTGCCCCCAGCACGATCGCTCCTTTTGCCTTAGCTCTGCCGGTCCAGTtgcctccctttctttcctcatCCTGCCCTTCCTGGCTACAGAGCCctgcttcagtcccagctccgcCGAAGAGCCATCCACCAGCTGTGTGCCTCTGGGAACATCACAGCCCTGCTCTGGATTTCGGTCTTTGCCCAGCAGCAGACTGGCACCGGATGCTCCTGCCTCCCTAGGGGACAGCTCAGGCACGGCCTGCAACACTCACGTTAGTCACCATGTGCCGTGTTTTCTGAGCCCCTCGGAACAATGACCCTCCCATCCTGAATTCTGGGAGTTCTTGAGGacagcccccgcccccatctTCCCAACTCACCCACGCTCCCTGCCTCAGCATCAGACTGCAAGCTTCCTGTTTCCCTGAAACCTAAATAGCGCCGGGCCCAAAACGGCCTGCAGAGATGCCTGCTCCTCACACGGAGCAAAGCAAGGCTGCAGGGAGAAGCAGGAGGGGCAGGAACCGGGGGAGGAGGGCTGTCCTTTGCACTCAGACACGTGTCACAGCGTGTGTGGCTGACGGTCTGGGGGGTCGTCGGCTTCCACATCCCAACCTGGCTCAACTACCACAGGCCCCTTGCGAAGCTCCCCAGCCGGCTCAGCAAGCAGAGGGCGAGCTGCTGGTCACCAGGGAATTCTGAAGGCAAGATCTGCATTCAAGGATTTCTAACTGCGTTTCTTTCAGGTATTTTAAACTTTAGACATCCACTGCGCCTGGGTACCCAGGAGGCGTGGTCTCCTCTCCGGCTCTTCCAGGAAGGCTTTCCACGGAGAGGAGTGCCTCTAGTTTAATCTGCGTCCTGATATGCTAGGATTTCACTAAACACACTGTATAGAGGGGCACACTGCAGCCAACAGGTAAACTCCAGGCTCCGGCTAAGGCAAAAGGCAGTAGGCAGTATTCGACAGCTGGTTTGCCACAAAGGAGCTGGTGTGACCAGGGAGGTAGCGTGGTAGTGTGGCACTGAGGGATGAGGCATGCACATTTTGGAGCAATACCCCATTTGTTTTCAAACCAGCTCAGCCACTTACCAGTGAGCAACCGacaccctctctgagcctcagtctccatGTCTGTGACATGGTCATGCTAACTAACGCTTCTTGGGCTCACTGTGAGGTTTCACTGCGCTGGTGCAAGAATCTATGACCCCACGGTCTCCTTGCTATCCCTTACCTTTTGGGAGCACAAAGAACACAGCAGCAGGAcagaccccacccccaaccagctGTCCACCTTTTGATTCAGTACGGCCTTGGGGCCATGAACAATCTCAGAGACTCAAACTATCCAACTTCACagtgcagagtcccaagcccTCCCTGGGACTCTGAGGGGGAAATCCTGCTCTGCGGGCTAAGTAGAGAGGCTCCCAGCCCTTCCTCACAGACCAAGGGCCCCGAGCAGCTCGCCACTCATGGTCAGCACAGGCCACCTACCGTCTGTGTACTCCTCCGACGTGAGGGATAAAAGGCTTTGTATGTCACTGCTTTCGGAATCCACAGCTTCTTTGTGTGCCAGTCGGCTGTTCCCTGAGCCGGCCACCCAGGAAGAGGTGGTTGCCTGATGCACCAGCACTGTCTCTGAGCCCCGGGAGCCCCGGGCCTCGCACAGTCCGGACTGGCCCGGGGCCTCGTCCTCTCCGCCCGAGGAGGAGCAGGCGCCCTGGtcctgcagctgctgctcccTCGGCACGCCCCTCCCACCGGGCCCAGAGCCTTCGGACAGCACGATCTGCACTCTGGGGTCGGCGGGCGGcacgcagtggccagagctgccgTACACGGCCTCCTCGTAGGATGGCAATGCGACTGGGACTCCATCCACCATGATGGAGACCTGGTCCCCAGACACGCCCTGGTCACGCCTGGGTTGGAAGAGGGAGAATCAGAATAAACACAAGTTAGAGAAATGCTGTAACCCAACAACAGCCTCCTTTTCGTGCACGTTTACTCCTAGCCGAGCACAGCGCTCAGTGCCTTAGACATCTTCTCCCACTGGACCCTCGACGGAGCCGGCCGGGTAGGGATTCAGCAGGAATGCACAAGGCTCGGACAAGTTAGGTAACTTTCCTACAGTTCCACAGCTGGCGAGGGACAGAGCTGGGATATGAATCCAGTTCCACCTGCTTCCAGAGACTGTTTCTAACCTCTGGGTGCACAGGTGCTTGGACCTGTCCTGTGCAAAAGCTGGTGCCTGCAGACCTGGAAATCAAGCCACTCGTCAGGCCCAGCTGGACAAGAAAGCAAGACAATGATGCTAGCACGTATCTGGGAATAAACCACAGCCGCTTCCTTGTACAGTTTAAGGGGCTACACTGGATGCTCTAGACATTATATCTTCCTAAagccatggggggtggggggagagaaagcaTTATGGTCTTGAAACAGGAGACTGGGCTAGAAATCGGAAGAATTCTGTTCTGACTCGGCCACTCTGCTTGTCTTGCCTGcccacatcttttaaaaagtacacgTGAATTGAAACGCAAACACAGGATGGACACACATAGCGCTCACTGATCCATTCCAAAGGTAGTACTGTGGTGCAACTCCTACCGGGCTCAAGAACGCGGCCGCCTGCCCTCGCCCATTCTCAGCCGTTCCACTTCCTCATCACATCACAGCCAACCACTCTCCTGACTCCTATGGAAATCactcctttcctttttatttttattttaggaagTTCTACTACCTGAAACACTGGAGTTTAGCTTTGTGTATTTGAAACATTTATATCTGCGGAATACATAGTAacctgtgtctgtgtgcctggctTCTTTTACTCAACACTGTGAAATTTATTCATGCGGCTTCCTTGTTTTGCAATCACTGTTGTAACTGTTGTTACACACATGCTTGACCTACTGGAAAACAACGTGAAGACATTATTTAGCATGTACCTCCTAAGCACGTCCTCTCTTACGTAACTACAGTCTGAATATCCCTTCTCTAATGTAACTACAGTCTGAATATCCCTTAcctaaaatgcttgggaccaggcatgtttcagatttcagattctgTAGTCCTTGCACATATACAATGAGACATCTTGGGGATGGGACTCAAGTCTAAGCACAAAACTCCTTTGCTTCCAATATACCTTATATCCATATTCTGAAGGTCAACTTCATTCAATATTTTTTAGTGTGCCTATGTTTTGACTGTGACCTGTCATATGAGGTCAAGAGTGAAATTTTCCACTGGTGGCATCATGTCAGCCCACAGTGGAATTTTGGATTCTGCATTTTCTGACTAGGGATGCTCAGCCTGTTCAACATTATCACACCGCAAGTGTGACATTAGAAGAATACGGCCATACAACTTTTCCAGACTGCCTGAGAGTCTGTCCATTTCACAGGCAGTCCGTTTTCATGGTTAAGGACCGTGCATTCCATTGTGCGGTCCTAGCTCCTTCACTCCTTTAACCTACAACAGTGCACGAGTTTTCCATTTAAGTCGCTGGCATTTCTTTGGGAAGGGGCTAGGCCAGCTGTCTCACAGAACGCCCACAATCTGGGTCTGTCTGTCTCCTCAGGATCGGACTCAGTGCTGCCAAGGACACCACGGAGGGGAAGCCGTGTCCTTTCAGCTCCTCACACTGGGAGGCGCCCACGCCTGGTGGCCGACCCCTGTTAGTCACTCTCAACTCCTCACCCATATCTGGGAGATGAAATCTGCACTTCTAAACTCCAACACTGTGCCCcctgggaggagaggggtggCACCTGTCACAGTGCACTGAGCGTTTTGAAGGAGCGGAAACGGATGATGGCATGGTACAGGCAGCAGTGTGTAGACACATATTTTGTTATTCAAAATAAGTTCTGTTTGTTTAAGAAGTCACATTTAAGTTCAATGCTTAAATGGGGTCTATAAAGAAACCAAATCCTCCTTCTACTCAAAAAAATATTCAACCAGTTACTATGATCAGACTTACTAGTTAAGTAAGCAAGAAAAAAGACCTCCCTAATACGGAGGAAATGCAGGTTAGATCACTTTGACTTTATGTGGAAATAGGTGATTCTTTCAAACCCTCTGTATTCTATTAACAACCTTTAAAAATGACAGCTACTCCCTCCCCCaaagcagaacaaaacaaaaggaaggaagaaaagtcaCACAGAGCTGCAGACCTTCAAggcagcctgggcctgggtggCAAACTCCAGCTGGCAGCATTTTACTGAGTGAGGACAGGggctgaggcagggctggggtgaaTGGGAAGCCAGGACTGCCCACGAGGAACCAGGGAACTGTGGGGGTGGCCAGTCAACCACGGGAGCCATGACAGCCTGGGAGAACAGTCCACCAGCAGGGGTGCACTGGGGGGCCGCTCCATCCGGCCTCGCCCACCCCTGTGTGGGATGATTTGCGGCTAAAGCACAAAGGGAAGTGTCAAAGCTAGACAGGAAAAGCTACTCCCTGTTTCTCCTTCGATGCAGGGCAAGGGTTCTCCACCCTCAGCGCATGTCAGAACCACACGAGAAGCTTGTGTAAAATGCAGACACCAGGGTCCCACTCCAAACCAAACCTACCAGAATGTCTGGGTGCCGACACCCTGCTGCCATTTTTCAGCTCCTACAACCGGAACGTACCTCTCCAcgtgcagccaggactgggaaccAGAACAGGAGCACACGGGAGCACGTGCCCATCAGTCACCAGGAGAGGCTTCCCAAATCACACTGGGGGGCCCGCGCAGGCCCACCTCTCGCTCCAGTGTCTGCAGTTAGGCCTGCAAACACACACTCCTAACAAGTCCCAAGAGATGTTGCCGCTGCTGGAACCACACTTAGAAAAACACTGATGTGTGGGCGAGGACGTGGCCTTGGAGTTGAATAGATCTGGATTCAGATCCCGGCTCTGCCATCACCTCGACCAGGGGCCATCTTGAGTGAATGGCTTAATCACTCTGAGACATAATCTCCTCATCTAGAACGTTCCTATGAGGATAAAGTAACGCAGGCAAAGCAACAAATGGCAGGCTCGATCCTTTCCcggacacacacagaggctggcaACCGTGGCCAGTCACAGGCTGCCCCGCAGCGGCACTGGCACCAGGCTCACCTGCTGTGATGAAAAGACTTCAGCTTCGGCTGCACCAGCACGAACAGCACCACGAGGAGGAGAATGAGAGCCACGGAGCTGGCAGTGGAAGCCACTATGGACAGCGTGGGGACCCCGAGCGACGTGTGGGTGTCTTTGTCTGTGGAAAAAGCCATTGTCAGAAGGCTCTCGTACCCGAGGTCCCAAAGCTGACCCATCACCCAGAGACAGGCTACTCTACTGGGCCACCTCAGGAGGAACAGCACGGAGCAGCCAAGTGCACTCAAGGAGTTGAAGGAGTTCGTCCCCTATCCCGTTTCCTGAACAGAAAATTCCCTTCACTTTGGGCCTGTGAGGTCCCTCTGATCCTAGTAAGCCTGGACAGCCCACTCCCCCCAAACCACACTAGCCCATCCTCAGTGGCAGGCTGGGAGCCATCAGTCAAATGGGCACATCactcctccacctgaggcgctctGTACGCCAACCCCCCAGGGGGGCAGGCCAGGTTATCAGGTCTGGGCTGCAACATGGCCGTGTCCTCAGGTGCACAGCTTCAGCTGGAAACCTTGGCTTGGTCACTGCCCTTCTCTGGGGTGTCACGGGTTAAACACATTCTGGTCTCAGAGCCACAGCGGGAAGCACAAAGAAGACCACATGACACACACTTTTCCGCAGGCAGCTGGATGTGCCTGGCAGGCaaggcaggaggaagagagggctCTTGTCCAGCTGGGCTGTGGCGCCATAACAAAACAGTCCCGTTTCCattcaaggaaaaacaaaacGAAGGAGGCACCAGACAAGGTGTTAGCATTGTGTTCATTGAGCTAGCAGAACACGGTCAAGGGTCACCAGCACTTGGTGATGCAAACCAGAGACCTTGAACATCAAAGGGGCTTTACAGAGCAGGGCAGAGGCCTCACAAGCCATggagccccacccacccacccagcacaGAGGGACACGCACCAGCACTCGTCCTGTCCCatgtctcccacccccaccccgtcttcCACGAAGACAAGGAAACCCAAAGTTAGGGGGACTGCAGGATACCAGGCAGGGCTACACAGCACCCAGATGGGGGCACTGCGGGGGTGGCAAGCACACGCCATGCCCCTGGGGTTAGAGACCGGCACCCCAGCACCCCTCCTCCTCCGCCACACTGACCCTCGTTGAGACGGCAGCTGATATCCATGGCCGGCTTCCACTCGCCGTTCTTGCATGTCAGGTACTTGTAATCGCCCTTCAGCATGTAGCCCTCGGCACACTGGTACTCGATGACGCTGCCGGCTGTCAGGGGCTCTCTGCAGGGCCGGGGGTGGCAGATGTAGCCTCCATTCTCTGGCtgcgggggcagggggcacacTGCAAAGACCAAAGGGGACACAGAGAGTGGTACCCGGTAAGCTCTCCAGGCGTCTCCTCTGAGCAAAAGAGCAAAGTGCTGAGCCCCCCAGAAAGGCTGTGGAGCAGGGTGCTGCTGACAGGGAGGGGCGCACGCTGGCCTGGCGGCGGGGTAAccctactgcctgcaacactccCCACCCACCTGCAGAGAGCTGCACCCAGAGTTGAACGCACTCTGACACAGTCTGGATCCTATAGCGTTGAGACCAATGTGCTTGCTTTAACCACACACCGTGAATCAGACGCCGCTAGCCTGCCAGGGGGAATGTTCGCCTTGGTTTCCGTACCAGGGCCAGAAAGGGCACCGGAGCCCTCAGCCTCAGAGCGGCCCTCCGATGACTCCCTGGGCGGCCGTCCCAGCACCCTGCAGCGCTCCTTCTCTGACATCACCTGTCTCCGTCGGCCCACATCTCCTGTTCAGGGAGGACTGTGGAGCTGTCACACTGTGATTGCTCAgcagccctgggaagcagtaacCACTACTCCCCTCTGGACATGAGGACCCAGCAGCTTCGGAAGTGCACTGACTGCTGGCCCAGCTTTAGGCCAGGTAAACAGTGCACTTCCGGTCAGAGTCAAGCCTTCTGATTCTAACCCTGTGCTCTCTCTCCCAGCACATACTGCTGCTACCCCAGGAGCTGAGGGGTGCCCGTGACAGGCTCCCTTCCCCTTCAAACTGGTCAATTAGGGAGACGGCAAGTGGCACCGGGACCCTGGTCCAGATCAGCCGCAGTAATGATTAAGTCAGAGGAGTCGCAAGGCCTCTGATTCCACCCTGGAAAAGACTGCAGAACTGAAGCCCCCAGAAGTGGGTGGCTGGGCCTGCCCAGTCCCTGCACAGGAAGGGCACAGTGGAGGCACTAGGGGATTGCTGTCTGTAAGGTGGAGTGGGGGAGAAGGCAGGATGGCCAGGCACCCACGAACTTCAATTATCCAAAAGTCTTCCGGACACGAGGAAGATCAGAAGTTTTTCCAAGGGAAATGCAGTTTTGCTGACAAATACCCTGCCCTCGCTGGAAATATCTCAAGGTCATTCTTTCTCTCACGTCCTAGAACAGCCTGGAGAGACTGGGAGTCACAGGGCAGCGCCTGCCAGCACATGATAAGGGTGCTTCCCCGTCCCCGGGCCTCCGACCGCCCTCCACGTAGCTGTGTCCTCTCAGCCTTTCTGGCCTCCTCACTTCCCTCCAGCCTCCAACAGCTGTTGGAGTAGGCCAGCCCTCAAGCTGCTTATGCCTTGGGACAGACCCAAGAGCTGGTAACAAAACAAAGCTGGCATAGGTGCCTTAGGGATCCCAGAGAGAAGTCCAGTCCCCTCTCTGAAACTAGGAGACAGCCAGAGGAGCCCGCTGCCCCCTGCTGCCCTCAACCTGGCCCACGGTCTTAACCCGGAGGGCAGCAGGCGCTGGCACTCCCTCGGCTGCTGCGTGGCTCGGAGAGGCCTGAGCACCCTTGTCCAGGGCAGTGGGCCCACCAcacatctccctctctcaccccctGGCCCTCTTTGGGCCCTGCTTAACCAGTTCATTCTTTCAGCATGCTGCATGGCCCCAAGGCGGC
The DNA window shown above is from Lepus europaeus isolate LE1 chromosome 22, mLepTim1.pri, whole genome shotgun sequence and carries:
- the SUSD6 gene encoding sushi domain-containing protein 6, yielding MCHGRIAPKSSSALAVASVRHGAFLPLVVLSTLLGDGLASVCPLPPQPENGGYICHPRPCREPLTAGSVIEYQCAEGYMLKGDYKYLTCKNGEWKPAMDISCRLNEDKDTHTSLGVPTLSIVASTASSVALILLLVVLFVLVQPKLKSFHHSRRDQGVSGDQVSIMVDGVPVALPSYEEAVYGSSGHCVPPADPRVQIVLSEGSGPGGRGVPREQQLQDQGACSSSGGEDEAPGQSGLCEARGSRGSETVLVHQATTSSWVAGSGNSRLAHKEAVDSESSDIQSLLSLTSEEYTDDIPLLKEA